In one window of Eubalaena glacialis isolate mEubGla1 chromosome 13, mEubGla1.1.hap2.+ XY, whole genome shotgun sequence DNA:
- the GP2 gene encoding pancreatic secretory granule membrane major glycoprotein GP2 isoform X2, with product MSQLMERMAPVLWLALASCILTLASTEQQGYRNPTNDSSYEQDLECGAPGTPEAQLCFDPCQNYTLLDEPSRSTENAEKVESCDSDKHGWYRFVGDGGVRMPEDCVPVYHCQTAAPMWLNGTHPTLGQGIVSRTACAHWSGNCCLWKTEVLVKACPGQYHVYRLEGTPQCSLRYCTDPNTTVDNCERTCRPNEECRFVSNTWDCFCRQDLNISDVHSLQPQLDCGAKEIKVSLDKCLLGGLGFGDEVHAYLQDRNCSSMMQREEKNWISVTSPTQAGACGNILERNQTHAIYKNTLSLVNDFIIRDIILSVNFQCAYPLDMKVSLQTALQPIVSSLNISVDGEGEFTVRMALFQDQNYTSPYEGAAVVLSVESMLYVGTILERGDTSRFNLVLRNCYATPTGDMNDPVRYFIIRNSCPNKRDSTIYVEENGVSSESRFSVQMFMFAGNYDLVFLHCEISLCDSLKEQCQPSCSRSQLRSEGVAIDPARVLDLGPITRRGAQSLGVMSGATSTAVFLVAWPVLLLPVLLAGLL from the exons ATGTCTCAGCTCATGGAAAGGATGGCTCCTGTCCTGTGGCTGGCCCTGGCCTCCTGCATTCTAACCCTGGCATCTACAGAGCAGCAAG GTTACAGAAACCCCACCAATGACAGTTCCTATGAGCAGGACTTGGAGTGTGGAGCCCCTGGCACCCCAGAGGCCCAGCTCTGTTTTGACCCCTGCCAGAATTACACCCTACTGGATGAACCCTCCCGAAGCACAGAGAATGCGGAAAAAGTCGAGAGCTGTGACAGTGACAAGCATGGCTGGTACCGATTTGTGGGAGATGGAGGAGTAAGAATGCCGGAGGACTGCGTCCCCGTGTACCACTGCCAGACGGCTGCTCCCATGTGGCTGAATGGCACCCACCCCACCCTCGGGCAGGGCATCGTCAGCCGTACCGCCTGTGCCCATTGGAGTGGCAACTGCTGCCTCTGGAAGACGGAGGTGCTGGTGAAGGCCTGCCCGGGCCAGTACCACGTGTACCGGTTGGAGGGCACCCCGCAGTGTAGTCTGAGATATTGCACAG ACCCCAACACCACGGTGGACAACTGTGAGAGGACCTGCCGCCCCAACGAGGAGTGTCGCTTCGTCAGCAACACCTGGGACTGCTTCTGCAGACAGGACCTCAATATCTCCG ATGTGCACAGTTTGCAGCCCCAGCTGGACTGTGGGGCCAAGGAGATCAAAGTGTCCCTGGACAAGTGTCTGCTGGGAGGCCTGGGTTTCGGGGATGAGGTCCATGCCTACCTTCAGGACCGGAACTGCAGCAGCATGAtgcaaagagaagagaagaactgGATATCGGTGACCAGCCCCACCCAGGCTGGTGCCTGCGGAAACATTCTGGAG AGAAACCAAACCCATGCCATCTACAAAAATACCCTCTCCTTGGTCAACGATTTCATCATCAGAGACATCATCCTCAGCGTCAACTTCCAGTGTGCCTACCCGCTGGACATGAAAGTCAGCCTCCAAACTGCCCTGCAGCCCATTGTAAG TTCCCTGAACATCAGTGTGGACGGGGAGGGAGAGTTCACTGTCAGGATGGCCCTCTTCCAAGACCAGAACTACACATCTCCTTATGAAGGGGCTGCAGTCGTGCTGTCTGTTGAATCCATGCTCTATGTGGGCACCATCTTGGAGAGAGGGGACACGTCCCGATTTAACCTGGTGTTGAGGAACTGCTATGCCACGCCCACTGGAGACATGAATGACCCTGTGAGATATTTCATCATCAGAAACAG CTGCCCAAATAAACGTGATTCCACTATCTACGTGGAAGAGAATGGGGTGTCATCGGAAAGCCGGTTCTCAGTTCAGATGTTCATGTTTGCTGGAAATTATGACCTAGTTTTCCTGCATTGTGAAATTTCTCTTTGCGATTCCCTTAAAGAACAGTGCCAGCCG TCTTGCTCGAGAAGTCAACTCCGCAGTGAAGGAGTGGCTATTGATCCAGCCCGTGTTTTAGATCTGGGACCCATCACTCGCAGAG GTGCCCAGTCTCTTGGTGTCATGAGTGGAGCCACCAGCACTGCAG TGTTCCTGGTGGCCTGGCCCGTGCTTCTCCTGCCTGTCCTCCTGGCTGGGCTGCTCTGA
- the GP2 gene encoding pancreatic secretory granule membrane major glycoprotein GP2 isoform X1 has product MPEDCVPVYHCQTAAPMWLNGTHPTLGQGIVSRTACAHWSGNCCLWKTEVLVKACPGQYHVYRLEGTPQCSLRYCTDPNTTVDNCERTCRPNEECRFVSNTWDCFCRQDLNISDVHSLQPQLDCGAKEIKVSLDKCLLGGLGFGDEVHAYLQDRNCSSMMQREEKNWISVTSPTQAGACGNILERNQTHAIYKNTLSLVNDFIIRDIILSVNFQCAYPLDMKVSLQTALQPIVSSLNISVDGEGEFTVRMALFQDQNYTSPYEGAAVVLSVESMLYVGTILERGDTSRFNLVLRNCYATPTGDMNDPVRYFIIRNSCPNKRDSTIYVEENGVSSESRFSVQMFMFAGNYDLVFLHCEISLCDSLKEQCQPSCSRSQLRSEGVAIDPARVLDLGPITRRGAQSLGVMSGATSTAVFLVAWPVLLLPVLLAGLL; this is encoded by the exons ATGCCGGAGGACTGCGTCCCCGTGTACCACTGCCAGACGGCTGCTCCCATGTGGCTGAATGGCACCCACCCCACCCTCGGGCAGGGCATCGTCAGCCGTACCGCCTGTGCCCATTGGAGTGGCAACTGCTGCCTCTGGAAGACGGAGGTGCTGGTGAAGGCCTGCCCGGGCCAGTACCACGTGTACCGGTTGGAGGGCACCCCGCAGTGTAGTCTGAGATATTGCACAG ACCCCAACACCACGGTGGACAACTGTGAGAGGACCTGCCGCCCCAACGAGGAGTGTCGCTTCGTCAGCAACACCTGGGACTGCTTCTGCAGACAGGACCTCAATATCTCCG ATGTGCACAGTTTGCAGCCCCAGCTGGACTGTGGGGCCAAGGAGATCAAAGTGTCCCTGGACAAGTGTCTGCTGGGAGGCCTGGGTTTCGGGGATGAGGTCCATGCCTACCTTCAGGACCGGAACTGCAGCAGCATGAtgcaaagagaagagaagaactgGATATCGGTGACCAGCCCCACCCAGGCTGGTGCCTGCGGAAACATTCTGGAG AGAAACCAAACCCATGCCATCTACAAAAATACCCTCTCCTTGGTCAACGATTTCATCATCAGAGACATCATCCTCAGCGTCAACTTCCAGTGTGCCTACCCGCTGGACATGAAAGTCAGCCTCCAAACTGCCCTGCAGCCCATTGTAAG TTCCCTGAACATCAGTGTGGACGGGGAGGGAGAGTTCACTGTCAGGATGGCCCTCTTCCAAGACCAGAACTACACATCTCCTTATGAAGGGGCTGCAGTCGTGCTGTCTGTTGAATCCATGCTCTATGTGGGCACCATCTTGGAGAGAGGGGACACGTCCCGATTTAACCTGGTGTTGAGGAACTGCTATGCCACGCCCACTGGAGACATGAATGACCCTGTGAGATATTTCATCATCAGAAACAG CTGCCCAAATAAACGTGATTCCACTATCTACGTGGAAGAGAATGGGGTGTCATCGGAAAGCCGGTTCTCAGTTCAGATGTTCATGTTTGCTGGAAATTATGACCTAGTTTTCCTGCATTGTGAAATTTCTCTTTGCGATTCCCTTAAAGAACAGTGCCAGCCG TCTTGCTCGAGAAGTCAACTCCGCAGTGAAGGAGTGGCTATTGATCCAGCCCGTGTTTTAGATCTGGGACCCATCACTCGCAGAG GTGCCCAGTCTCTTGGTGTCATGAGTGGAGCCACCAGCACTGCAG TGTTCCTGGTGGCCTGGCCCGTGCTTCTCCTGCCTGTCCTCCTGGCTGGGCTGCTCTGA